The DNA sequence tcctttcttatatatatatatatataaccatTTTTCTTCTTTATACTTATACAAATTTTGATCTAGAATGTTCTTTTGTATTCACAAATTTTTCCAGATCAGTAAAACCCTACTAGATATACACAGACCAAATTGAAATAAGTAGTTGAAATTATGTCAGTGGTTTAcgtaactaatatttattacaatttttgctggatatatacaaattatagaGTCTATTGATAATCctcatttatacttttttgtatATATCTATCACCTTTCTTGACGATATCTCTCTAAATCTTCCTTGAGTCTTTTTTCTCTATACTCTTTCCTTTTCTCATCCATTCGTTTGTCAATAGATTCATAAATTGCATCAGCTTCTGCATCATCCTTATCATATGGATcctagaaaaataaaaaatcaagtaaattaatatattttttttatgaatataagggacgagacgagcagggcattccactgatggtaattgaaatgccctgcccattataatgagtgccactcaggattcttaaaaaacccaaaaataatgagtggcactacaattgtgctcgtcaccttgaaacataaaatgttaagtctcaattgcccaataatttcactagctatggcaccctttagaccgaaacacatattattaatcattattgcttcacagcagaaataggcccgATAAACCAGCaagcatcctgtgcgaaggagctgTCCACTGGTCCAATGGAAATTGCATAGTAATCTGTGCAAACAACAGGACACTTTTTTGATGATACACATATTATTATCCGTGCTGTCAATGCTTTAACCAGATAGTAAATTACTTTCCATCAAAACTCTGGGtggttttacaatttttttttttgtaattagatACCAAGTTGAGCATTTATATTAGAAATATACAACAATAATACaagataaaattatatgtttattgtacaaaagTATGTtcaattttaagtaaaacacaaaaaaaacaacaagtTATGAAAGACAACTTATGAAACTTAATAACTACCTCAGGTGTGTCTTGTCATGTGATTCTATGCACCCAAGTTCATTTCCCTATAGTAATTAACTTCTACGGATAAAACCACAGTTGAGTGCTGTGGAAGAAACTTGTAGCCTGTAAATCATCAACCAGATGCAGTATTGTATGTGGTGAATGGTGTATGACTTACCTTTGAAAATAATGATCCACTATATCCAGAGAATTCATCATAGTTTGAGTCATTCaaatcttcatcatcatcttcatccTCTGTTTTTTTACGTTTAGCTACAGGTGGTGCATGACGATCATCACTGCAAAATCATATAACAGAAAATATGAGGCATTTGGGTAGATTACAATTTAGACAAACCAATGTAAATTGATCACTCATTAATCTTAATAGCAAAGAGACTTACGAGACATCATTTGCATCTCTTGCTGGACCAATATCAGAACGAGTAGTGAATCCAGTAGCACTGAAAGAAATTTTATGCTGTacattaacataataaaatctcattaaaatttatatacaataaatattaagagCATTGCTCACCCTCGGCCAACACCAGCAACATATCCTAGAGGTGCAGGAATGCCTAGGAAAtgcttcttatttttatttacaaatgctTGTGGGGGAACCGAcatgattttatattaatgaatGTCACTCACTAAGTAAGATTTTAATCTTGAATTATACTTTCGCGTTCTTTATAGATGTAATTAACTTAGGAATGAGGACGCACAAATATTACATAAactatttatctttattttaaatatataataaatagtaacaaCAGACTTTACGTATGGTActtcactgttttttttttaatttatggccTGGTAACTGGTAAGAAACAGCGATATATCATGAAATGTAGGTAATTAAACTTCATTAAGAATTTTTGGCCCGTAAACCTAACGTGGGTATGTCTCAATGTCAtgtcaaaaaatgttttaaatattctgcttttattgtattattatggtCCTGTTAACAAtgcactaaataaataaaacaaaacaaactgGCAACTAAGTTCTGTCAAATCTTTTGATTATTTGTATTCAATGCAGATTCAATTCagaatatcaatattttaagaTTCAAATTTCAATCACTCTCGGGGATGTGGTCTATCTCGTGTGAACGTAGTGTTTCAATTCTCTTTGATCTCGTCACTCGTGTAGATGATATTTAGGtcatgttccgatatgcactgcgactactgtacagtgtgacgtcaatttagtatactgtgaagccatTCCTTTATTgttagttatactggttactatttaaaacggaacgcaatcccgtaaaCTGTCAGCAGCATTTTTTGaggcagcattcaaatgagtgttttataagttttgtagttcattaataatattatttattataaaggcaatcttttattttaggtagagaaattgccaactttgctcaaaagatgaagttatatcgttagcattttcgagaaaaaaaaagtaaaaaatctaaaaagctcctcagtaatacgtgagtgtATATTTGGTAAcaaggctttatttaatgtaatatattaatgtatctgttaattattcgtTCGTATtaaaaattcgttctctgcaccttttaatcataattttgcaaggcggtcatcttggctttcaaaaatgttcccaaattcgtactctgcaccctcgagaacctcggatacgatatccatattgttgtaatcatatttttgcacggcggccatcttggatttaaaaaaatatcccaaattcgttctctgcaccctagaaaacctcggatatagctgggaacggcgcctctatcatctcgctttttcgtttcatcgactttaaaaaaacaacgattctaaagaacttctttacttacacttcaaaaattgttgcaataataattaaatacgtgatgtttttattaaatgatattttatttcttctctcTTTATTACATATgaaaatgtctattcacttgcaacattatttggctggctgtgtgcgtgttggcgaatgtaagtacgtgGCGCTCAtgcacacattaattataatgatacttctatattgacaggacCTATGAATGAAAATATCGTTTTGAGCGTTATTAGTCTATGTTTATAGTAATCTCCTGTACGTGCTTAAACATTGtgatttatacagtaaaataagcgacaaccataatttaaacactagaaataagtacAAGCTTATATtgccccctactaggctctgtaaaataaacaatgcatgtgtgtgtgaattatgaataaataaattttaatcttttattgAACGCGAACTTATATCGAAGGATTATTACACTAttgtaaacgatattacaatgtggaattgaatattattatagttgttatttttatggattttattgtttagacaaataaaacaaacaatacaattttactggattgtattatttttcaaatatatatgtttaaacttttgtataattagcatgtatttaaattgtatttttggtgattgacgttaaatattttatgtcaataaaatatttttgactttgtcTTTGaaactcatttatgttatagtaaaatttatcaacaaaagttttttttataaattttttgacacaaaattatggttatgactgtgtctagcaaattcacttatgtgcctatgtgtACAAACGTTAtactatcaagaatatattgagacgcAACAGTCAAggtgttaatttctttaaattttgctctaaattattctttaggacctataAATAGGGCAAATAGCTCTTCTGCACCACTaatgttgtaataattaatattggcagcgttgccccatagcaatacaccataggacataatactatggaaataactaaagtaaactagtcgcgccgtattaatggcagttaattgtctaatctttttaaccgtgtatgctgcagaactaactCTGTTCGCCAATACTTCAATATGGAGGCCCCATTGTAGTTtagaatccagagtaatgccaataAATAACACCAAGCCTTGATAATTACCCTATCGGGCACTCTTACAAGTAGTGAAGATTTTACAAACAATGAGGTTTTCCTGAAAAAGGTTTGGAGTGCATACAGAatatcggctttctcttttgccgtatgggctagGGTGTATTACTCGTATTCAGTGGCGACAGGGACGGCTGAAGTTAATAAGAGCAGCTTTCAACAACGCGAACacccagaacttgcgtgttccagtccgGTAACTTGAAAGCTGTTTGTCGATTTTGGTGACGTGCTTATATTTcgcataatttaatatttgtaccCAGCACCGCAACCTGTATTTGATAcgattgtttttgaagtcagcaGCTATCTTAACTGACTCATCAacccagggctgtgatctgccaccggttTGTGCAGATCACAACCCTGGTTGTattgccaaacgcggcgggtcactAGTGTTCTGCGACGCCGCTGTTgaataggcactacactcctgaccaggatATGACGTTCCGAGAGGTGCATTGACCTAGACTAACTATTGGAATGAGTAGttgcagaagatctaataaggatggGATTTGGCTGAATAGTCACTATCCAGCCAAAAATCTGCGTCTCTGTAAGGAAAAACAGGGCTGGTTGCACCATCTTTATTTGGTAGTGGAAGGCGTTTAAATTGGGGTGGATTCCCctaatattgaaattatgtGTTAAGCGGGGTCCCTGGTGTTGAGGCCTCGTTTGCCCAAGGACATGCGTGGTTctgtaccctcctggggtaaaatctctttagggaccgctaaCGTATTTCTGTGGGATGGGTGGGATGACACTAACCTATATGTATTGCGGCGACTACTTCAGGCCGgttttctgtgcgagtgtggtactTAATCCAGATGAGTCTGGTCCGTTCGTTCTGACGTCATCAGACGTCAGCGTGACTTTCCCACCTATAAAAGCTTTCGCTTTTCGACATCTTACAATTCGCTTCTTACAACATCCTTGCTTCTGGGACTTCTCTACTTCTTATGCCTCGGGGAAAAACAGTACGATCTGATTCTGTcgatttgtttgttttatgtatttattgcaTTGGTAACAAAATCATCAGctgaaacaaaaatacaataaaagaagaatatttcaATCCTTTTTCAATATACACAATTACAAGAAAAATCCCCGTTAGGTTTATGAGCAAAAAAAATTTAGGCAGGTCAGACCTCCATTTTATCACGTTGAAGCCCATTTCTTTCAAAAATCAGAAATTTTAATTAGTGTCAaggttcaaattcaaaatcaaaattcaaattgtaAAGGCGGAAACATATTATCGGACGCGGCTGACGGACGCGGCTGATAGTCGCGACCTATAGGTATCTAGGTAATAAATGTACACTAAGCTGTTCAAACTATCGGACGTAAGTCGCGGACGTAACCTTGGGCTGACCTTCAGCTTTCGGACGTCCGAGAGAAATCTGGCGCGCTGGATGTTTTTGTCAGCCGAAAACGTCCGCGGACGGTATGCACGGGGTGCGGGACGCGTCCTGCGCCAGAAGGACGCGGTCCACGCGAGAGATTACACGTGCGTTTCGTAATGGAGGAACATATAATCGAGTGTGTTCGCAACAGAGAATTACTTTATAATCCTAAATTAAAAGACTAcaaactaaatacaaaaaaacaagaAGCGTGGGAGGAAATAGCTGCCGAACTTAATATCACgggtaagtatttatttattcaatttccAAAATACGCGTAGATACCTACTAGTTAATTTTCATTACAATTGTGAAAAAAAGTAAACATTGTAGGTATAAAGGAAATAACCTGGGTTTACAGAGTAAAAGAATAAAACATTGTAGGTATCATCTGCGCACGAAACTGTTAATAACTAATTGTAAGAGACTAACATCGGACTAACATcgaaatctcaaaaaaatattttgcttccCCATACAAAAGTGCCGATCAGCTAAGACCAGGTTGTACGAAGAAGgcatttttttagatttagataATTTAGATGTTAGTCTCCGGCAATTAGTTGTCGTAAACGGGTGATCCTGCTTGTAATATCGGAATAAAAATGACACCAAAACTATATTTTACGACACTATTTTCGATTTAGCAGGTATATATGTTTTAacatgtttaatatatttttttttactttgtctGAAGACTTTTTTTCACTTTGATTAGTGAATAGACTACGCTTCTAATCACTTGACTACGCTGGTTACTAATCAATcgcttggggcagggtttgtttcccttcggatgatcctagtgcctgcgccgttgcagtagccgatgtgatactacagggtatggatatttttataccaaactctgtagtgcccatcggtggcagatcactgccctggttcgatgcgtcagttaaagcagcatctgactgcaaaaaacaggcgtatcgagcttgggttgcggcgctgggcacaaaggctCCGagctgcacagttcttaagaggaaatacaaccgtgcctccagattttttaagcggcaaatcgcccgtgcaaagtcaaaacacgtcgtcaaaatcggtgagcagctttacagttacccgaccggaacacgaaagttctggtcgttgtcgaaagctgctcttggtaacttcagccagccgtccatgccgccgttacacatgaggaatgacaccctggcccatacggcaaaagagaaagccgatcttttgtgcactcttttcacctccaactcgaatcttgacgacaacggaaatacaccgccgaccatcccgcggtgtcagagctctatgcctgaagtacagttcagacagaaaactgttaggcgagctctgttttcgttggacgtcaggaagtcgagcgggccggatggcaattctccaatcgtgcttagaacgtgtgcccctgagttgacgccggtgctaacgcgtttattccggcactcttattctaaaggtgtagtccctgactcttggaagtcagcccttgtccatccgatccaaaaaaaaggagacagttcggatccggcaaactacaggcctattgctattacttcCCTGCTCTTCAAAaccatggagagcataattagccgtcagctcttggtatacttagagggtcaccagttgatcaacgaccgacagtacagctttcgccatggtcggtcggcaggtgatcttctggtatacctaacacatagatgggcagcggctattgaaagcaagggggaaggcctggcagttagcctggatatagcgaaggcctttgatcgtgtatggcacaaggcgctcctctccaaacttccatcatttgggcttcccgagagcttgtgcaagtggacctccagcttcctcactgggcgcagcatacaggtcgttgtcgacggatattgctcgaacccgaagcccgtgaatgctggagtgccccaaggctgtgtgctgtctcccacgctgtttcttctgcatatcaatgatatgttggacacctccaacattcattgctatgcagacgacagcactggtgatgccgtatatactgcccatgcaggtctctctcgggaaatcatcgaccagtgccgggagaaacttgtgtcttctatcgagtcctctcttgagaaggtcgcggaatggggaaaattgaaccttgtccaatttaacccccagaagactcaagtttgcgcgtttaccactaaaaaaaaccccatttgtcgtatcaccgctcttcgacaacacttccctcaaagcctcgcctagtatcggaatactgggtctcgaaatctcgagcgattgccaatttcgtggtcatctggaaggcaaagccaaattggcttcaaagaaactgggcgtcattaatagagcacggcaatacttcaagccggcccacatactagcgctctacaaagcgcaggtccggccacacatggagtattgctgtcatctctggtctggcgcaccccagtatcagctcgatccatttgaccgcgtgaaacgcagagcagctcgaattgtcggggacacagtgctctgtgaacggctggatcacttggcgttgcgtagagacgtcgcttcattgtgtgtcttctaccgcatttatcacggggagtgttccgaagagctgtttaacctgattcctgccgccgaattccaccttcgcacgacacgccacaagttaggatgtcatcctcaccatctggatgtgtggcggtcctccacagtgcggttttcaaggagctttcttccacgtactacaaagctgtggaatgagcttccttgtgcggtgtttccgggacggtacgacatgggaaccttcaaaaaaagcgcgtacaccttccttaaataccggcaacgctcctgtgattcctctggtgttgcaagagattgtgggcggcggtgatcacttaacaacaggtgacccgtacgctcgtttgtcctcctattccattaaaaaaaaaataatcgctGTCCACACGTGTTTACTTCTAATTAAACTGGGTATATATTATGCACTAGCGGCTCGCCTCTGCTTCGCACGGGTGGTTTTCTATCAATCTATACTAGTCTATATTAAGATTacaaagaggaaacatttgtatttttgtatgaataaactcaaaaactactgatcCGATTTCCAAAATTCTTTCACAGTTGGAAAGCTACATTGACCCTGAGTAACATGGGCTATATTTATTGCGagataagtatttaaaaaaccaCCCGTGCGAAGCCGGGGCGAGCCCCTAGTGCATAATATCTACCCAGTTTAATTAGAAGTAAATTATCTAATGACTAGAATAGTATAGGTACTAAATAATATCCTAATTAATAActtagtaacatttatatttttcaaataagtgACTTGTGTaagtttttaacttatttattagattttaatACCGATTTACATTTAGCCAGGGCAAAACCCCATTTTCAGATACAAAGTAGTCACTAAATTTGTCACGCATAGCAAATGCTTCTTGGGTCGAATTTTGACGAGTACCTTCTAATGATATAAAGTTTTCTGGTATAACATTAGGTTGTTCTTCTTGCGAAAAAAATCTATCTTCTTCGTCGCTGGGTAGCATGTTGTGCAAACAACAACAagccaaaataattttatcgacGAATTCGGGTTGAACTTGAATATCAGTATGAAAAATTCGCCACCTTGCTGCCAAAATGCCAAATGCGTTTTCCACAGTTCTTCTAGCACGAGATAAGCTTTCATTGAACGTTTTTTCTTGGTGTCGATTGAAGCACTTTCTTTACTATAAGGTCTCATTAAATATCGTTTTAACGGAAACGCTTGGTCGCCAACAATAACATGTGGTATGGGACCTCCACAATTTTCCAGAGGTATATCTTCTGGCACATCTGCGGTGTTCGTGGCTAATGAAATTCCTAGTGTTGATCGAGCGAATACACCTCCGTCACTGTTACGTCCAAATGCACCAACATCAACATAAATGCATTTGTAATTGGCATCTACCAATGCTAAAAGAACCACGGAATGTCTTTGTTTATAATTGTAGAATGATGAACCTGCATTTTTTGGGCAAAACAACATAACATGCTTGCCATCTAAACTGCCTATACAATTAGGGAACTGCCATTTATCGTTGTATGCTTTAGCAATTTCATTCCACTTTTCTTTCGTAGGTTTCGGCATACATATATCTCGTTAATTTTTCCAAATAGCAATACTGACATCCTGAACAATGCTTCTTACTGTGCTGAATTCCATTCTGTTTCTAAATCCTAGTGATCGAAATGATTCTCCGGTTGCGAAAAACCTGAAAGAATacaatgaattaaattaatagacTAACTATGAATCTTAtttgagtttttattttattacagccAAAGAATGCAAAACCAAATGGAACCTCCTTAGGAACGCTTTCATCCATGCATTGTCGAGGAGAAAGACAATAACAGGCCAATGCgtcaagaattaaaaaaaatggaaatatGAAGACGGAATGGCATTTTTGTTGCCATTTATGGCAAATCGAAACACCACTTCGGCACCAGTAGGAGAATACGATACTAATGAATCGCCTGCTATAGAGATGAGTGTATCAGGTGAAAATAGTACCCAGCAAAAAAAAACGGCACGACTATCAcgaagatattttaaaaatgatgaagGCCAGAACTCAGAGAACCGAAAAAAATGACATTGACCTGTTTTTTAGCAGTATCGCCGAGACAGTCAAAAAGTTTCCTAGATTGGAGCAGGTTAGAATTAAATTCAATGTTATGAATATGGTCCACGAGGTAGAGATGAAGATGTGTCTGGAAAGTGACGGAGCGTCTTCTTCAcatctcaatacattttctCCATACAATTCATCTTCAACTCAGAGTTTTGACACTCATTACTCCCTTTCTTCTCTGGCCACTGAGGAACTTTCTTCCCCACAGTACATACCTCAGCCTTCACCGTCACCGCAGATTGTATTATCTCCTTCTCCTCCTTTCTCTCAACATGTTCCTTTCCCACATTGCGTACCTCAATCTTCGCACTCACCCCAGACTACATACTCTTCTTCTCTTTCTGTTACTCCCCAATTTATACCTCAGTCAACACCTTCACTACAGATGACATACCGTACAGCTTCTCCACCAAACACTCATCCTTCAAGTCAGAAGACATCGGCGCACAGCCAGGGCGCTATCAAATATCATCGAGGCCCAGCAAATGCAATTCTCaaagaatttttaattattaaaaaaaagaaataaatgaataatgaaaaatgttgaaaattacaattactaacttaataattttgagcTGATTCaataaagaatatcttaatCATTTTACTGTATTATTTACTTATCTCAAAGTAACGACTAAACGCTCTTTTGGTGAAATAGGAGTCCGAAACTGTTAAATCTTTTTCAATGTCATTTTCGATTAAATTtagcaaaaaattaaattgatcttcattcattctcaaataaagtttatatcgGCGCTATAAAGTGTGGAATTCACCAGTCTGCgttctttctttatttatttgatggaCCCAAAcgcttctttttattttttttctaggcGGACAACATAAAGCAGCTGCCGCTAATTCGAAAAATTCGTCCTCACTTTCACTACTCGACATGTTTCTTGGTCAACAGTTCTTTGTGGAATAGGCAAAGGAACGCGTCTGCAAGCCACGTCCCAAAAGACGCGGCTGACAGCCGCGTCCGATAATGTGGTTGCCGGAACGTAGTGGTTAAGATCTCTTTGTGGTTGCCTAGCAACCTTCAAATAGCACAACAACAAATAATACAAAGTTGGTTTggtttgaaaataagaaataattgcttgataaaaattattgcaatttaaatcgaatatttgataaaataattatggaataGATTCACGGTTACAAAATGTCTTCTATGTCTAGTACTAAAGATGCAAGATCGTGTCAATCTATTAGTAACAATGAGTTTCTTTTATTAGAAAAGACCTGTGAGGCACTTAAGGATAGCGACGAAGAAATTAAGCTTTTATTTAACGAAATAAATAAGTTGTCTAACAACAAGGACCTTGGAATTGAAAATGAGGATGATATAGAATTGATTTTGAAGAGAGCAGAGGATATTGCTCATGAAACGAAGAATCTGCTTAAGAGTCCAATATCAAATTCTTATAAAGGAGAAACTATTCcagaaataaaagtatttacgCCAGATGAAGGACAAGCTATTAAAGAAGTATCTGCGACACATGTGCACAAAAAGgtaggtaaaataaaattaatattgctATATGACCtagacaaacatttttttttctaatatggAACAAATGTACTGAGACGAGGTACAGATTTTCTTGTTTTCTCTGTTACATTTTACAATTCCTTACAGCATTTTTCAGAATTTCCTCTTGGATAGTTATGCTCTCTTCATTCTAGTTACATTTTTCAACTTTCCATACATTCCTGCCTAAAACTATCTTGTACACTTGAAAATGCTTAAATGCCAAGGTTGGGTGGTCTATGAACCTGCCTATGGATTAGTAAGAGTTGTGGGTTTTATTCCTAATGGAAACCTTGAATATTTTCCCACATCTGTTTTAATCAAAAGTTGACTTACACCATTAATTGGTTTCAACAGATTCACTGCTGTGagattgatttttatatacaatatatatcacACTTTTGCATCAATATTAAAGAGATTTctgacaatctcttctttatgatttgttataataataaaatcaaatcaaaatcactttattcatgtagttcaAGGAAATGATACTTAAGAATGTcataagttttcttttctttaaatttactaCCTCTTTaaaaaaggttgagctttaatatgAAGAAGTGGCAGGAAACTCATGactactcttttaaatcaacatttacagcttcattgttttacaaataatttcaattacaatataatctgTTGAATGATGCAATATAAAAtctcaaatgtcaaatactcGATGCCTTACaggagtaagtaaaaaaaagtaaatgtgaaTTAGGTACTATGtgaaaacacaagagttattgagttcagtagatgcatcaatccactcacaccataaataagtaaaggtattatgtGTACATTATATTAGtgcgttattattttttttaaataataattacactattGCCTTGcttgaccatattttagggtAGAGAATGACCCACCCCATGTCGCCATTGCAAGCAAAAAAGTAAACATGATGTTACTAGTCTGACAATAAGTTCTGTATACACTTTGGCTGAAGTCCTCTctcctatttaataaaaactatttttttgatattatttataactttctCAAGCTAGAATTTGTACCAGAAtaatggaaaaaaaattgttatccCCATTGGAAAACCAGGAAAAGATTTCCTTTTACCATCCtcctcttctctctcagagcgccatttgtttccgaagtgttagta is a window from the Leptidea sinapis chromosome 45, ilLepSina1.1, whole genome shotgun sequence genome containing:
- the LOC126977469 gene encoding uncharacterized protein LOC126977469 isoform X2, giving the protein MSSMSSTKDARSCQSISNNEFLLLEKTCEALKDSDEEIKLLFNEINKLSNNKDLGIENEDDIELILKRAEDIAHETKNLLKSPISNSYKGETIPEIKVFTPDEGQAIKEVSATHVHKKFC